ACACGGTGTGGGACGGAGTGCGGACATCCCTCCCCGCCAATGTGGCGTCCGGTGCAAGCGTTAGCAACCTCGCGACTTCGGTGATTGCGCCGACCCTCCCGGGGACATATTGCCTGGTCTACGACCTCGTGAAAGAAGGCGTGACCTGGTTCTCGACTCAGGGCGCTCCCGGCCTGGCGGTGACCGTGACGGTGAATCAGGCGACCTACGGGGTCACCTGGGGAGCCATTGGCGCACCGTCGTCCATGACGGCAGGCTCGCTGAACACGATTTCGGTGACGTTCACGAATGCGGGGTCGGCGACCTGGAATAACACCACGTCAAACCCGGTCAACTTCTCGTATCACTGGCGCAATGGCGCCTGCGGGGGCACGTCCACGGCCATATGGGATGGGCGCCGCACCGCCCTGCCGTCGAGTGTCGCCAGCGGTGGCACCGTGTCAGCGCTGGCGGCGCAGGTTCAGGCTCCCGCCGCAGCTGGCACTTACTGCCTGGTGCTGGACCTGGTGAAAGAGGGGGTAACCTGGTTCAGTACGCAGGGCGCCTCGACTGTCCGCCGCACCATTAACGTCGTCCCCTGACGCGAGGTCACGACATGCGGCGCAGGCCTGGCTGCGTGGCGAAGATCACGAGGGCGACCGCGGTCAGGGCAGCCCCGGCGGCGACAAGGAAGGCCGTCGCGCCCATCGGCTCGGCGGCCACCCCGGCGAGCAGGCCACCGAGGGGCGAGAAGCCGACCATCCCAAGGCTCTGGATCGACATCACGCGGCCCATCAGGGCGTCCGGCGTGTTCGCCTGTATTAGCGTGCGGTTGAGGTTGATGAAGACGCCGCCGCCCATGCCCCAGACGAACATCAGGACGCACAGGAGGCCAAAAGAGTCCACGACACCCATGAGGGCGACGTCGATGCCCCCAACGGCGAGGTTGAGGATGAACCACGCGCCCTTGTTGCGGAAGTCGCCCACAGACGCGAGCACCAGCGACGTCGCGAGCATGCCGACGGCCATGATGCCGAAGAGCGTGCCGCCCGCGGAGGCGCCGCGGCCCATCTCGTCGCGGACGATTGGCGGAACGAGAGCAAAGACCGGGCCGAGCATGAACAGGCCGGAAGCCATGAGCGTCACGATCAGGGCCTTCATCTCCCGGCTCCGCAGCACGAACTCGAATCCTTCCACCAGCTCCCGCAGGGGGCGCCTGCTTACGGCTGGCCTCGCGGCTTCGGGGATGGTCAGGGGAAGGAGCGCCAGCAGGCCGACGGCGTAGGCTACGGACTGCAGGGCGAAGCCGGCCCCGATCCCCCAGAGGCCGATCGCCGCGCCAGCCGCAATCGGCCCGCCGATCATCATCACGTTCTGTCCG
The sequence above is drawn from the Dehalococcoidia bacterium genome and encodes:
- a CDS encoding MFS transporter gives rise to the protein MAGAAETGAPAVPASRRVPALRTLDAFSSPAFRLLWLNTLSFSLVQGIQRFAFVWLVIDELGQPASWGGLITFALGIPAMFLMLPAGVLSDRASRRALLIWTQSLSLAVIAGGTALMFAGVMTPGLALLVAVGSGATAALGMPVRTAVLPALVERDRLMNAIVMSTVGQNVMMIGGPIAAGAAIGLWGIGAGFALQSVAYAVGLLALLPLTIPEAARPAVSRRPLRELVEGFEFVLRSREMKALIVTLMASGLFMLGPVFALVPPIVRDEMGRGASAGGTLFGIMAVGMLATSLVLASVGDFRNKGAWFILNLAVGGIDVALMGVVDSFGLLCVLMFVWGMGGGVFINLNRTLIQANTPDALMGRVMSIQSLGMVGFSPLGGLLAGVAAEPMGATAFLVAAGAALTAVALVIFATQPGLRRMS